A segment of the Mogibacterium diversum genome:
GAAGCCGTACATGAAGTATGGAAGGGCAACAGACGTCGAGCCATTGATTATACTTATGAGCACCAGCTTTCCGTCAGCACGAAATTCGCCAATGCCAACTATGGATCCGTATATCAAAAGAGCGATGAGCCCAAATACCATCGTATAGAATGTCATCGCTGTCGTATCTTCCGACTGTCCGCCAAGTCTACTTGTAATCGCTAAACTTGCAAAGCAGAATCCGCATATAAGTCCCATGAATATACCATAAAGAGACAGCTTCCCTAGGTCGAACACTCCCCCGGTCGCCGTGAATGTAACTCCCATGATGGTCACGCACATGGCGAAGACTTTTCTCAGGGTAGGCTTTTCCTTAAATATAAAGTACGACATAATCGCCACGATTATCGGGGATGTGTAGACGAGCACGACTGCGCTCGCCATGCCGAGTTTACCAATCGCTGTGAAGTACGCCACGTTGAACACGGCCTGTGTGATTACGCCCTGCACGCAGGCTATCTTGAAACCGCGCCTACTGAGTTTGAAACTCTTTCGCCCTTT
Coding sequences within it:
- a CDS encoding DMT family transporter; this translates as MIKNGAIFIMLSGTLWGTTGIYSHLYRAYGIPPVTMSILRVSCAMLVILPFMLMKGRKSFKLSRRGFKIACVQGVITQAVFNVAYFTAIGKLGMASAVVLVYTSPIIVAIMSYFIFKEKPTLRKVFAMCVTIMGVTFTATGGVFDLGKLSLYGIFMGLICGFCFASLAITSRLGGQSEDTTAMTFYTMVFGLIALLIYGSIVGIGEFRADGKLVLISIINGSTSVALPYFMYGFAITRLKHVSYAPILSSVENVAATLFGTLLFGEELGPWRVVGIVLVITSIAMINMPERSKCALKSPGCE